Genomic segment of Pochonia chlamydosporia 170 chromosome 1, whole genome shotgun sequence:
GTATGCCACCGATATGATACAGACAAAACGCCATCGTTGCCTTATGGGAGGAGATGCAATTACCGATGGGCGCATTTTGGTGAGCCCGACACGGATCACTGCCTTCATGGAGCCGGCAAATGTAGCTCCTGGCCTGGAAATTGGCCCGTgaaatgccaagttggtgCCATGGGGTGGATGTTGTCATGCAAGCTAGCGTGAGTTCTCCCTGTAGCATCCATTTTCgtgtctctgtctctgtgAGGCAAGTTTGCTGCCAATCTGGAGGAGAACCTTAAACAAGCTAACAAACCCTTGCTATGGGTTAGATATTTTGAGACCATGGATGTCTTGTACAGCACCAACACATTTCACATTGCTTCGCCGGCACTCATGAAGAGCATGTCCGTGCTGTTTCCGAGCCATATACTAGCAAACATTCGGTCGCTGGAACTTGTATGGCAGCCGAAAGATCTTCCCATAATAGAAGGCTTCTCTTCTGGCCAAACCAATTTGAAACATCAGTGGCCCGTTTTCCCATCTCTGTCGTATTTGCGAATTAGCTTTAAACGACTGGTAATTCACGAAGTTGACCACGCCACCAGCATGGTGTGGCCATATGATAGCAAACGATTGCTGTCCGAGCGACTACATaattttcttctcccacaGATGGACGACCTGATCCATCGAATTGCGCCGGCCAGAGCTGATGTGACTGTGTCTTGCGCCAAATGGGATTGGTACGAGTTGATAGATCTTGCTCTTTTGGAAAGCCAGGGCAAGGAGGCTACTAGGATGCAGAGGGCAGACATTGAAGGATTGAGGTGCTGGAGGATAATACCCATCAGGAGAAGCACTGTGTCGGATGACGTAGAGGCAGGGTTGCCTTCTGCGCAAAGTAGGGAAGGATACTGGATTCATATACCGATTGGTGACGTGCGTTTTGACAATTGGTGTAAGTTGATGCCTCCCCAGTGGTGGATGATGCTTTACAGGACTAACCAAATCGAAAGCAGATGGTTATGATTGGCAACGAATCGAATTTTATGGCATTGGTCCGACATGCCTCTCAGGTCTTGAATAGCGAGCCATAGGTGACTTGTAATTAAATTCGGGTTCTTATGTCAAGAATAGTACTGGCGGTACTGGTACTATGCTTCAGGATGCACTATCCACCTAAGTAGGCAATTCCTCCAGTACCTACGTATATTACAATGTATCATTCCGAGAAGTACCGTACACTTGCTACCCGTTCGTGCCAAGTGGTTCCCACTGGAATGCCACTGTGATAACTTGGCTATTGGCTTATACCTTACTGGTTAATATTTTTGTatgatggagtttggcaaTGTAGAGCTACGGCAGAAAGAGATTTCCAAAGCAAGATGACACTCAGTGGTATTAACGGCCTAGTCTTGGCAATTGACAAGGAACGGCGGAAGAAGCCAAGGGTTAAGCCTCGTATGCTCCAAGGGATGAGTGTTGGGATGTCTGAAAAGTGGCTAGCCAAGGTGTGGAACCAGACGCCTGAAATAGCATAGAGTTACTTCGTACAGGCTTTTGAAACATTGATGCCAACAGCCACGTGGAGactcatcttcaacaagtgTGATGTGAACCGCAAATTCACGGTCAAATGGACGGTCGAAAGACTCGACAGAGGAGGATGCGGATTTGACTAGGCTAAAGCAGAGCCTTGACGAAAATGTTGCTAGACTGACTTACTTGTACACTACTCATTGCGACTCGCAAGCCCTCAAGCCTATTGCCTGCCATTCCCAGCATAATAATCACCTCAGTCcaagcatcatgatggctACCAAGATTGAGCCTCCGACCACCTTTCCTCCACCTGTTGGTTGGAATCCTCAACAGCCATTTTTCTCGCTCGACATCTCTCATCCACAAGAACCCGGGGGCACATCAACAGTACATGTGTCATGTCGGAACACACATTTCTTTATAAATGTATCGTCGGCCGACTGGGCCGACTCACCGCATCTTATTGCAGAATATCAATTCTTGCAAATTATACTCAAAAGACTCGTCCTTGGCCGCTATGGCATGAGTGACTTTTTCGCCTGGGCATGTCGACCTCTTTTACCGACATTCGCCGAGATTAACACCACGGCGGAAGCAGCATCTCGATGCACGGTTCGGGAGAAATTATTCCCAGAAACGAGAGTATATGACTTGAAGAGCCGATCTGGCGAGCTTGTTGCGGAGCCATCAGACAGCCCTGCTCCTCCACTACCACAACAATACGGAGTTGAGTTCTCTGAAGACGAGTACGCAGGCGTGCCAACATATCTCCTCGATGAGGTATACACGGAAAACGGACTGGAGACTCTTGTGTTGGGAGATGGCACAACTGTCTTCTGCAAGATGCTACAATCTATAATTGCAGATTCGCATAAAAGAGAACTACGCTCATACAGAAAAATGCACGCTGCAAAATTTGACGACGCAGTGCGAGTTCCGCAGCTGTTAGGCCTGCTAaaagacaacaagaataCAGTCTATGGGTTCCTTCTATCCAAGCCCGAGAACGAGATGGCCAGTCTTGCCAACAGGCTTGGGCGATCACCTCCGCCGGATCTTCGTAAGAAATGGGACGAGCAGATTACTACAACACTGGAGGCACTGCACGCTGCTGGAATTTCTTGGGGGGATGCCAAACCACATAATGTCATAATTGACGCTGATGACGATGCATATCTCGTGGAGTTTGGGAACGTCGAGTTTACGGACTGGGTGCCGAGTGAATTCGCTGGCACGCCGGAAGGGGACCTTGTTGGGCTGCAGAGGATGAAGGTTGTGCTTCATTATTATGGGGAGGATATGTATGGAGATGGGACGGTGAATATAGAGGATCATGGGGAATGTTTCTTTGAGTGATGAGCTACAGTTTCAGTGTTGACGGCTGGGAGGTAGACTTGATGGGTGTAGAGCTCGGGTAACTGGAAGAATTATTAAATACGTATATCATGTATCGTGTTGCATTTCAAGTTGTAACGCTGCCTAGGTACATAATTTGCTGCTTCATGTATCAACAGTACTGTTGGCCATGGTAAATTGATCAGTTGAGTTTGTCTTTTGCTGTCCAGTTCGTGAAGTATGCATACGAGTCGGCATGTACCAAGGAATGTCAGTCAGAGTTGACATGAAAGGTAGAGCAGATGAATCATAGCACTTACGCTACGAACAAATCAAGTACATGTGTGTAGATGCCAGTGTATACAAGTTCCTTCCTCGCGAAAGCTTAGATGTGATAATTTGGCACAACACTGAGGAAGTCTTTCCATGTCTTGCCAACGCTTCGCCCACTCACctcaaaacaccaccatgtAACCACTCACAATACAACTCCTCACCTCGGAATTTACTCCCTACAATAAACAGCAATAAACATTTCACGAAGACACTGATTCATACCAACTAAGCATCCGCATCCAGCATAAACCGAACCTTCGAAAATAGCAAATGAACGCTAgctcatcaatcaatcaccTCAGCCTACGATCAACATCAGGccaccaaccaacatcatcaccacgaTCGAGTCAAGCCGTGATAATACAGCGGCTAATCCAACCATGggtcgccgccgccgcctctgCCGGTGGGCTCGCTGGTGCTGCATGTTGAGGAGGATAAGATGGTGAGTGGACCTGAGATGTACATGATATGCCAAAGTTGGATGGTAGGGGACTGTGTTGGCCTGTGTTTACTTGTACCCTATTGCAACCGACGATGACGGCGACAACATATGTATTTGTTACTCGTGTTCATTCATCTTAAATATCATACAGCGTATGGCTTTGACATAATACAGCCAACGACATCCAGTGTTGGTAGCCGAATGCTAGCCACTTCCAGTAGCCTCTGCATCCGACTCCTGATGTACAACAACGTTCTAAAACATCTCTCTCAGATGTGGGAATACAGTTCCATCAGGGGTAAACATGCTTCCCgcagagtctggtgttgtgaGATCGTTGTGTTGCGGAACTTGGTCATCCCCAAATTGGAACCCATTTAGACCAACATAGCCCTCGAATATCCGAGATAGTTCGCTTTGGATCTTTTTACCATTTTGGTCCGTTGACTGCTCCAGGGGCTGATGACTTTGGGGGATGGCTAAATTGGGGAACGGAGACTGGGAAACGGATGGGCCGTCCATGTGACCCCTGGCAAGCCCAATCATTCCAAGTGCAGCATTCGAATGGGCGTCATCGTCGGGATTCAGGCCGAATCGTGGCGCTACATCCTTGAGAGACCTGATTGTGCGCCATAACCGCTTGGAAACCCAGCTCTTTGCCGAGAGGTCCTTGACCAAGTCAAGAGCAAGGTAGAATTCTTCTCTACAAACAGCGCTGAATCGAACTGGCGCATGTACTGAAGCTAGAAAGACTACCGCTATGGCCGACGCAAGGAACTGGTGGTAGAAAACTTGGGATCGTCGATAcaggttggtggtgctgttcAAATGGTTCAAATACTGGATGGTGTCCTTCGCAAGGTCGACAACACGTTGTGCTTGGCCGGGATGTTGCATAATACTTGTCGCGCTGTGCAAAATGGGGGTATAGAGCCAGATACGAATCTACCGCGAATTAGTATTCAGCATGTTCATTTGGCAGACCATGAGAAAGACCCTACCTGATTGAGTCTCAAGTATGTCCAAATTCTTAGACGTTGCAGATTGTAGGATGGCGTCGACGtcatctgcttctccttATCCCAATTTCGCACCTTGACTTCGTCGGGTACCGTTTCGTACCACTGGAGTATCTCCTGATCGAGACTATCAATCTCTTCTTGACGAAGCTCGCGGGCCAATACTGGTCCAAAATGTGACACTTGGCGCCACACCTTTGCGCCAAGCCGAGAGTATGTAATCATGGCGACAAGGAAAGGATACTCGTCCTAGAATATGTTAGTGGCCTATGGATGAACCTGAGTTCTGAGGGCTCAACTTACGGGATGCGGTAACCTTGGGTCAATCTCGTCATCTTGAACAGAGTAAGGGAGTCCGGTACCAAATGCCCACCTTCTATCAAGGACATAGGCAGaccagaagctgttgagaGCATTCCGCCTCTCCGTGTCATCCTGGATCTTCATCAAACCTCTCCTTTGATGGATGCCTGCCTCAAGGCACAGTCTGACAACCTGACCAATTACCCTCCACGCCAGAACCTCGTCACAAGAGAGAAACCTATAACCAGCGAGTAGACACAAAAGTGGCAAGTTGGCCACATCGCTGGCATCAGACATAAGCTTTTTGTTGACCACCGCCTCCATACTCTCAAAGAGTCGGGCAGCCTTGTCGCTATGACCATGGGACTCTGTGACAAGGGCACAGCAGATAACCATTTTAAGCTGCAACGTCTTCTCATCGTTTATGGGCCCTGTGGAACTCTGCTGGCTACGCAGAGAGTCCAAAAACGGGGCAATATTCTTCGCATGGGCTATGACAGTTTGGATGTTGAGAACTGGGTACATTATACCAATCTCATCTTCGTGGAATCGACATAGCCGAACCATCTCGTCTTTATCGAATTCCAATAAGGGATCAAAACCGGTGTTGTTAGGACTCAGTTGCACGACAACGTCGCTTccttgttgatcttggtCGTCGGTCTCATCGATACCCCGATATCCCATGTTGGCGATGGTAGTGTTTGCGACGTCCAAACTATAGGCCATGCTGGTAGGGCCACGGAATGCACCTGCTTTGACGTGCgacaggtctggtctgggtaTCGATGTTGAACTCTGTGCCGGAGACTGTGTGAGCGCCGAATTCGACGCACCATTTAGTATGCGATCTGTTGACGGCGCCGCAAGACGATTTTGGTCGGCCTGTAACGTCTTGAGGGTCTGGTTCAGCCAGTTCACTTCTTCCTGCAACCGATTGAGCTGGTTCGTAACGCTTTTGAACTCATCTGAGTCCTTGAAGCTATTCGAGCAGCAGTTCGGGGCGTATAAGCACGCCAGGTTGAGATTGCCACATCGTTGACAAGGTGTCTCTCCATTGCACTTGATTTTTCTTCTCTTGCACTCGTTACTATGCACAACCCGAGTTAATATCAACTTCTGCAAACTTTCGTCGGCAACAATTATGGCCCGGTTGCAATGACAGGTCAGAACCATTCCGACGCCTATGAGTGAACGTACCATGCAATGGAAATATACTACAAGCAAAGAGGCAAACAGCAAATGTCAGTAACAAAGTCCGCAATACAAAATTACGTTGCACATGCACGCATCCGTTGGCCCGTGGTTGCGTCTGTGTGACGAACTATTGGCATCTGCACTCTCACAAGACGAACCTCAAGTGTCACagaacaccagacagacgtCAACACCCCAGTAAACTGTGTGCGTATCCGAGTCACACGCCAAAACGAGCCAACACATCCACGTCCACGGGCGCGACACATACGAGCGGGGGCAAAGAGGTGCTCAAAACTTACACGATTCCTTTTACTCCTCGTCTGTTTCTGGGCGGCAGATCCATCATCAATCGACTTTCTCTTATTGGCATTCGATGCGgacacagcagcaacagcagcggaATTGTCTCCGTATGAAGCGGAACCAGAGGGACTGGCGTGCGGCCCAGGCCGTGGTGTATCGTATGATACGCTGGCCGTATCGCTCAAAGCGACAGGAGCTTGTGCCAGGTAGCGCAAATCCGACGCCTGTGTCTCAATCTGCTCCATGTTGTTGCGGCCGACCACATTCAATCCTTTTGTTCTCACCGATCTTTGTGAACCGGGGAAACCTGGggagagacagagagaaaTCTGGTTGACTGGAGGCACCAAGCCTACCAGGCGATTATTAAGGCTGGCTGGGGACTGGAGGGGGGGCAGACATGGAAAGAAACTGGGCAAAAAAGCCTGGCGCCAGTTCAGCCCATCTGATGGTCCGCTGCCCGCCTGCCCGTCTGCCGAGTCACCATCGAGAACTTTTCTTGCTGGCCAGTAGACTTTTCAGAgctgtctggcctggtgctTTCCCTTTCCGTTTGGCTTAGCCAGCTGGTCGTGGCCTGCGCCTTCCAATCCATACTCGTCACTAAAATGCCCCACGTGACCGGCGCTGGGCCGGGAGAGGCTAAttttggtggcggtggcGATGGCTCTTGGGGTGGCATCCTGGTTAGAGTACCTGCAGATTGCCAATCTTGCCGAGAGTGGTCGTGAAATTGGGCCAAGACAAGGGACTGGCATTGCTGATGCTTGCCTCAAATTAATGAACAAGTCAAAACTTTGGTTGTAATGCTGCCAACTTTTGTGATTCCATTTTGGGTACAACGTACAAATCTTCGTCAGTTTACCAGAACAATTGCCTTGTTTGCACCTGAGTATCTTCGCCCATCCACATCAAATGCAGGGAAATCTTTAATGCTATTGGCTACAATGCATTTTCGCATACCAGTCAATCCCATTGGGAACCAACCCAATGTGATGGTGGCAGTTACGTTTTATATTCAGCTTGCCATGCAAACATCTAGTAACACACAGCTCAATTTCTAAACAGCCTCAATCcctcctcatcagcatccacTCCATCCAtctcgtcgtcatcactCTCATCCTCATTCAGCTCCATCTTCCTGCCGAACAAAGTTCCAAAGAATCGATCGATTGCCCCCTGTTCCCAACCTCTCCTGTCCTCAGGGGCCATAAAGttctgcagcttctcgtGAACTGTGAATCGCATCTTTCGGCCCTTGCTAGCCTTGCGATCGACTTGCTTGCGCAACTTAGCTTCCTTGGTCGCAGTGACCATTACTGTTGGAACCGCAGCGGCGTGGTCTGCGGTGCCCTCTACAGTTCGCTGATCAACGAGCTCCTTGAGCAGCAGCTGGTAAAAATCAGCATCGTCGTAAATATACTCGTCATCCGTAGCCTTCTTAGCCAGTTGGGCCGGCGCGCAAGATCTTGGCACTCGTGTTCGTTTGACGAGTCTGTTATCCGGGACAGTCAATTGCTCTTGAAGGGCATCGATGAGGGTTTTGTTCCTTTGGCTGATTCCGTTTTGCCTTGTCATGTTGACGCTTTGCACTTTCTTAGACCACTTCTCTAGTCTCTCCTCGCGGAAGCTAGTTGCGCCATTGTCTTCGCATTGAAGCTGCTCCCAGATATCCTCgttcgacatggacgccaCTAACTCACGTTTCCGCTTCTCGCCAGTTCTCGCTGGCGCTCCAATGCTTTCGCGCAAGCTGCTGATAGTGTTTAATAGCTTGATAGCAGCCTCTTCCGCAGCTTCGTATGGCTCAGATTCCGCGTCGACGTCCGATTCTATGGTAGGGAATGAGTTGGCCGCAACGATGGCCTTCTGCAGTCGAATACGCAGATTGAGCAACCCGTCATAAATTTTGCGTTGCTTTTGAATTGCAACGCCCTTGTCCACATCAGCTCGATTGGACAAAGCAGACATGTTTGGTCTTGCTGTGCCAGTTTTGGCCGactcatcctcctcttcatcttcgtcttcatcttcatcgtcatcatcttcactaccctcctcatcgtcctcctcatcatcgtcatccaaGTCTTCAGAGTCGTCTCCGCCATCCACCAGAGCATCAAGCCCATCATCcatatcctcatcttcgtcagaTTCAgcgtcctcctcctcatcggACATAAAATCTGCAGCCTTCGCTCTACCcgccttgcccttggccttCGCAGGCTTGGAGCTACCTCGGAAGGAATAATCTTTGAACCTTTCGGCGTCCGACTCTCCTAGAGCATCGTCGCTGTCAATCTCCGAATCGCTGGCCTCGGCTGTATCGGCCTCCAGATCAGCGGTATCAGGGTCGTCAAAaccctcctcatcgtcttcctcacTCTCTTCTAactcttcgtcgtcgtcgctctCATCGTCCAAAGCAGACCGACTAACCCGAGAGCCTCTATATTCAGGTCCAAGAGAgacgttttctttttgtcgCAATTTGCTCTTTCCAACAGTAACGTAGTGTTCGGTACCCAGGTTCTCATCCTCGCTGACATCGGTGCCGCTGCCATGGGCGCTCTCGGGTGCATTTGATTCCGGATCGTAGTCTGGAAATTGTTAATGTGTTGTACAACTCAATTTCTCGGAGAAGCGTAATTACCCTTTGCAAGAACCTCGTCCGGGTCTTGGAACGCCTTGGCGCGAccttttgctttggccattttTTCTGTCCAGTTCTGTAAAGCCGGGTTAAAAGACTGTAACAGCCCCACGTCCCGAAGATTTTGTCTGTGATGCATGCTTCAACTTTTAGGCGGTGGCCCGTGGCAGAACACAGCTCTACGGTGCCAGTGGGTCTGCGCTGAAGCTGGTCCCGATTTCTGGGGGTATTCCATACAAGTCATTGTCCTAGCATCAACCGTTTTACATACTCACTCTCAATATCTTATCCATCAATGAGCGACAATTTAAAAATTCAATTTATCATATACCAgatctcatcaccaacatacTTGGATAGTTACGAAATTATCCACACTAAGCCTTGCATGAGTTACGACATACATTCTTACCCCCAGGATGCGGCAAACAACCGCACGCTTATTCCAGTCCCTTCGCCCACTGTATCATGAAAATCCCCTAGTACGCTTCCCATCGCATCACCCTGCCTTCACAATTCTGACACCTTAACAGGGCCTACCGCGATCCGGTACTccaccaacatggcaaaaACGCCCTCAACGGCGCAAAATAACCGGCGTTGACAAGGTCATCGCTGTGTCCTCCGCCAAGGGCGGCGTTGGAAAGAGCACAGTGGCAGGTGAGAAGTCAATCACATAGCTATAGTCCAAAATATTTACTAATTCGCATGGTCTAGCTAACTTGTCACTTGCGTTCGCCAGGTTAGGCTTACGAGCAGGTATTTTGGACACAGATATATTTGGACCGTCGATCCCGACACTCTTCGATTTATCTGGAGAGCCGAGATTATCCAAGAGTATGTTTTTGCACCGTGCTCATTCGTGTGGTTTATTGACGAAACTATTTGTAGACAACCAGCTTGTTCCTCTCACAAACTATGGCGTCAAAACCATGTCCATGGGCTATCTTGTTGGCGAGAATGCGCCTGTCGTGTGGCGGGGaccaatggtgatgaaggccattcaacaacttcttcacGAGGTAGAATGGGGCGGTTTGGACGTTCTGGTTCTTGACTTACCGCCTGGAACTGGTGATACGCAGCTGACAATTACCCAACAAGTCATTTTGGATGGTAAGACTTGGTGACTCGGCCCGAGTGCAAATTGCTAAATTCCGTTTGTAGGCTCTATCATTGTTACTACGCCTCATACTTTGGCTACAAAAGACGCCGTCAAAGGTATCAACATGTTCAAAACTGTGGACGTGAATATTCTGGGCTTGGTTCAAAACATGTCATTGTTCAAATGTCCTCATTGTCATGGTGAGACCAACGTATTTGGATCGAATGAGCGGGTGGAGAAACTGTGCAAGGAGCACGGGATAGATTTCTTGGGCGATAttcctctccatccaaaCATCGGGGACGACGCGGAGAGAGGGAAGCCTACGGTGGTGGCTGAGCCGTCGAGTGAAAGGGCGACAGCTTTTCTACAAGTTGCTCAAAAGGTCTTGCCAAAAGTTGGACTGAAGACGGGTTAGAGCATGTCAGGTACAGTTCACCTGTGTACAATATTGTTTCAATACAGATGATATCCCACACATGCGGTGATTAGCCTGTGAGCAtatcttggtctggtggggtCTGAAGTACCAATTTTCCTATAGCCTAAGTGAGGCCTTGGCTACACGGGATTTCGCATAGACAAGAACAACTTGTCTATTATCGATGTAAAATATCCTATAGTTCTCGAACCATTCCGAGGTCCGGTAGCAGGTCGTTGAAAGGCGAATACATGAGGTTAGCCTCTACCTTGATCAATGTGGTGGCAAATTACCGATGTATAGTAAAACCAGCCCTGTTCAACCTAAACACATCCTTCCCAAAACGCCTATTCGACATGGTATATCGCGTTTGCAAACATGAACTAAAACGTAAAAAGCAACAAGGTCGTTAGTCTAGGTCTTCGTTTACTTGGTAAACATGACGAGATCGAGTGGGGTCCTTTCGCATAgcttggccagagccagtAAAGCCCACTACAATCGCAAGTTGTTAGCAAATCTTGATTCAATGGACAACCTTGTCCGAATGATGAAGGTGAGCATACCTCTTCCATGAATACCCTCAGGTGTACGAAACATGCtgtccttcttggtcttgccaaATTTAGACTTGGAATTGAATGCCTGCCAGTTCGCCTTGCCAGCCTCGAGCTCCTTTTTGGCCTTAATTTTCTTGGGCTTGGGGGGTTTCGCAGCCTCTGCGGTGTTTTGGGCTTCTTGCTGGGCACCCGGGTACATGGTAGCCCCAGCGGACGACACAACACCTGGAGCCGCAGGCTGCGGCGGAGCGTCATCAGCTTTTCTCTTATTAGAAATGGGCTTCAGGTCTTTTGATCTTAGGGTCTCTGTATTGTCGTAGCTTTTGAATTTGACGGTGTATATCGGCGCGGCGGACGATCCAGTGATGGATGTGATTCTGGCTTGGTAGAAGTTCTTATCCCCCGAAACCCACTTTGCCATGACGGTGTCGTTCACATGATACGTAACCGGTGgttcttccttttcttcggCGGGCGCCGTGGCCTTCTTGAAGGCTGGGTGGTTTTCACGGGACCATTTTTCGGGCtgtggcggtggtgacggcTCCTTGGCGGTCGACTTAGgtgcctggtctggtcggaGCTCAGCGAGGTTCTCGTTGAGAAGATCTATCACGTTGGACAACTCTTCCTGTAAAGCCTGAAGTTCGGCACTTTCTGGGTCATCTCGTAGTTGTTGCCGAACGATATCGAGCTGTGAAGCAAGTCAGTCGCGTTCGGGATATGAATGCGACGGTTCAAGAATGCGGTACAAACCTGCTCTTGATATTGggccttctcctcctcgatGGCTGCGATGCCTGACATTGTGCTTCGAGAGGTGGATAGTAATGGAGACGTGAGTTCGTCGGTTCTTGGCTGCAGCACTGATGCGATCGTAGAAATTCCGCTGCGTTGGGCGATGCGAGTATTTGGTCGTGATAAAATCTGTCGGAGCAATGACGCTGGTCGAAGCCTCCTCTGCACGAAATCGGAGCGCACACGTGACCGGCGATTGCCGTTTGGTCACGAAGGGTTGGCAGCTTACAAAGTTACAATGACCATATAGACGACGTTCAAATATGAGCCGGTGATAAAGGTCATCTTAATAGTTGGTCCTTGGAATTATATATTTTGAAGCTGTTTTACTAGCTTTGTTTCGGAAAGTTAATTGCGCTTCGGATTTGCTGTTCTATGATGAAGCTCCGAAGCTTTGAATAAGAGTTGCATCTTGAGCTTCGAACAATGGCCTCCCCCCCCTTGCCAGGCAAACACGAAATACGGCACGTCACAGAGTCATGACATCGGCATTCTGTCCCCGGTGCATTTTTAGATTATTAGAGGAGTAAACCCCTTCGTCAAGTACCGGAGTCTTGGTAGGGTCGAAGAAGGGTGTGTCTCGAGCCAGAACATTAGCGCATTGCGGAGGGTGGTGACTCACGCCCTCGTGTATCAGTCGTATATTAGGATACTCGTCGGCATAATG
This window contains:
- a CDS encoding peroxisomal membrane protein PEX31 (similar to Metarhizium robertsii ARSEF 23 XP_011410720.1); translated protein: MDEVSRWWRELRNDWPEILAMCRRRGFLKAMPDLARAVFWTSLMIMLFIGIIACDVMRTVWSRTYPLSNYHLERNERRRKENSLLRLLERRMGDPISAHGTVHPQRLHHDGEKTKSIFSRLPPEIRRQILISAFGDRTMHMDLEYRPPFNLVDKKPYEGWNFHAGIRTENLTAGSHLDEMSGKSRAWRWFGCVCHRYDTDKTPSLPYGRRCNYRWAHFGEPDTDHCLHGAGKCSSWPGNWPVKCQVGAMGWMLSCKYFETMDVLYSTNTFHIASPALMKSMSVLFPSHILANIRSLELVWQPKDLPIIEGFSSGQTNLKHQWPVFPSLSYLRISFKRLVIHEVDHATSMVWPYDSKRLLSERLHNFLLPQMDDLIHRIAPARADVTVSCAKWDWYELIDLALLESQGKEATRMQRADIEGLRCWRIIPIRRSTVSDDVEAGLPSAQSREGYWIHIPIGDVRFDNWCKLMPPQWWMMLYRTNQIESRWL
- a CDS encoding kinase domain-containing protein, which gives rise to MATKIEPPTTFPPPVGWNPQQPFFSLDISHPQEPGGTSTVHVSCRNTHFFINVSSADWADSPHLIAEYQFLQIILKRLVLGRYGMSDFFAWACRPLLPTFAEINTTAEAASRCTVREKLFPETRVYDLKSRSGELVAEPSDSPAPPLPQQYGVEFSEDEYAGVPTYLLDEVYTENGLETLVLGDGTTVFCKMLQSIIADSHKRELRSYRKMHAAKFDDAVRVPQLLGLLKDNKNTVYGFLLSKPENEMASLANRLGRSPPPDLRKKWDEQITTTLEALHAAGISWGDAKPHNVIIDADDDAYLVEFGNVEFTDWVPSEFAGTPEGDLVGLQRMKVVLHYYGEDMYGDGTVNIEDHGECFFE
- a CDS encoding fungal specific transcription factor domain-containing protein (similar to Verticillium alfalfae VaMs.102 XP_003000772.1) produces the protein MEQIETQASDLRYLAQAPVALSDTASVSYDTPRPGPHASPSGSASYGDNSAAVAAVSASNANKRKSIDDGSAAQKQTRSKRNRYISIACNECKRRKIKCNGETPCQRCGNLNLACLYAPNCCSNSFKDSDEFKSVTNQLNRLQEEVNWLNQTLKTLQADQNRLAAPSTDRILNGASNSALTQSPAQSSTSIPRPDLSHVKAGAFRGPTSMAYSLDVANTTIANMGYRGIDETDDQDQQGSDVVVQLSPNNTGFDPLLEFDKDEMVRLCRFHEDEIGIMYPVLNIQTVIAHAKNIAPFLDSLRSQQSSTGPINDEKTLQLKMVICCALVTESHGHSDKAARLFESMEAVVNKKLMSDASDVANLPLLCLLAGYRFLSCDEVLAWRVIGQVVRLCLEAGIHQRRGLMKIQDDTERRNALNSFWSAYVLDRRWAFGTGLPYSVQDDEIDPRLPHPDEYPFLVAMITYSRLGAKVWRQVSHFGPVLARELRQEEIDSLDQEILQWYETVPDEVKVRNWDKEKQMTSTPSYNLQRLRIWTYLRLNQIRIWLYTPILHSATSIMQHPGQAQRVVDLAKDTIQYLNHLNSTTNLYRRSQVFYHQFLASAIAVVFLASVHAPVRFSAVCREEFYLALDLVKDLSAKSWVSKRLWRTIRSLKDVAPRFGLNPDDDAHSNAALGMIGLARGHMDGPSVSQSPFPNLAIPQSHQPLEQSTDQNGKKIQSELSRIFEGYVGLNGFQFGDDQVPQHNDLTTPDSAGSMFTPDGTVFPHLREMF
- a CDS encoding apoptosis antagonizing transcription factor domain-containing protein, whose product is MAKAKGRAKAFQDPDEVLAKDYDPESNAPESAHGSGTDVSEDENLGTEHYVTVGKSKLRQKENVSLGPEYRGSRVSRSALDDESDDDEELEESEEDDEEGFDDPDTADLEADTAEASDSEIDSDDALGESDAERFKDYSFRGSSKPAKAKGKAGRAKAADFMSDEEEDAESDEDEDMDDGLDALVDGGDDSEDLDDDDEEDDEEGSEDDDDEDEDEDEEEDESAKTGTARPNMSALSNRADVDKGVAIQKQRKIYDGLLNLRIRLQKAIVAANSFPTIESDVDAESEPYEAAEEAAIKLLNTISSLRESIGAPARTGEKRKRELVASMSNEDIWEQLQCEDNGATSFREERLEKWSKKVQSVNMTRQNGISQRNKTLIDALQEQLTVPDNRLVKRTRVPRSCAPAQLAKKATDDEYIYDDADFYQLLLKELVDQRTVEGTADHAAAVPTVMVTATKEAKLRKQVDRKASKGRKMRFTVHEKLQNFMAPEDRRGWEQGAIDRFFGTLFGRKMELNEDESDDDEMDGVDADEEGLRLFRN
- a CDS encoding cytosolic Fe-S cluster assembling factor NBP35 (similar to Metarhizium acridum CQMa 102 XP_007811086.1); this translates as MRQTTARLFQSLRPLYHENPLGLPRSGTPPTWQKRPQRRKITGVDKVIAVSSAKGGVGKSTVAANLSLAFARLGLRAGILDTDIFGPSIPTLFDLSGEPRLSKNNQLVPLTNYGVKTMSMGYLVGENAPVVWRGPMVMKAIQQLLHEVEWGGLDVLVLDLPPGTGDTQLTITQQVILDGSIIVTTPHTLATKDAVKGINMFKTVDVNILGLVQNMSLFKCPHCHGETNVFGSNERVEKLCKEHGIDFLGDIPLHPNIGDDAERGKPTVVAEPSSERATAFLQVAQKVLPKVGLKTG